From Rhopalosiphum padi isolate XX-2018 chromosome 2, ASM2088224v1, whole genome shotgun sequence:
aaaatacaccTAATACAATGAAACTGTCTTTACAACAtgtaatattttccatttatcTCAACCGACTGATTGAATTATAAAACAGATATAGTGGTTCATTGTTATTTAACAATAGCCTGTCTttgataactttttatattgtgcaactataatttcttataaatgCATCATCatttatagttgtttttttatttttctgttttttataCTGATTGGGTAAATTATTATCTCAATcagtgtattaaatattaatattgagataaattataaaaatgttatcttgttttacaaacaaataaatgaatttgtattaaaaaaaaaaaaaatatatattatatttgtttattattatacataaattagtttaaaaaatatggtattCTAGTATTTCAACTTATTATGttacaatttaatgttaaaccacattgattaaatatttaaaattgtatttatttcttCATCGAttctttatcattaaaataatattttatacaaacaaaattatgtttttttttatggttaattaattgtttaatatttttctttttaaactacCCTAGGCATCTTTATTTAAACAACTAGAattccttataatttataaatattaaatacagtaacatgatcaataaatatatatatataattaataattacttaaacaaatatgtatacatgAACATGTTTGGTGTTATATCTCCAGTGAGATAGCCTAAGTCATATGGCTTCAAGTGTTTTAAAGCACTTATTATCTTAAAGGTTGTCAAGAAGTTGTTAAGAAGTTTCGATGGTGTGCAGCTCTAgtttttttgcataatattaatcgGAAAATTTTGATATTGTGACCTGATGAACGAGAATGAGAAACCATTAATATCACCTCAAATAATCTATATCCATTTTTCTttgatatcatattaaattattcgtaCACTGACCATTGTTAttcatttaacaaaaaaaacaatttaggaTCCAATATTTTCTATAACTACCCATTGAAGCCATGTTTAAAATgatgtttatattgtatttgttttcaagtactaaaataaaatgaaccTATTTGAGATCTTTAATTGCGTAGAATGTTATATCTTCATTTTGAAGTTAATCTTGTAAGGCTAGATTTAGATAATGCATAATTGTTTgacaaattttgtttaatctTAGTAACATTTCTTTaacattaaaagttaataattaagttaagcAATTAATTAGGTTAATTGCTATTGTCAGTTATTGTtatcactgtattataatataatggtaacaATTTTATTCTGGATTTGTTTATTTTGCTCGAACTtcaaataatacgtatttatgaTTACTCTCCAAATTTTGAAATACTTTGTATAGTTTTctgataataaatatgtatagtcttaaaaatatatatagtatatttgcaTTAAGTAGAATCTATTTTGTTTTGACAGTTTTAATATTGTcagttttctttattttaattttaatgttagtaataagtatgtaaaatgtttatgtaaaaaaaaatgggtaccaaaaaatgtttataacttgctttttaatttaatataactaaaatatagataatattcttacctttaatacgtaaatttactttaatattataacttatgtcACAAAATAGATTCTACTAAATGCAAATTTTCTATGTTGTGTATTTACAAGATGAaaacaacacaatataatatagtctgtcTAGCGAGATAATGCGCCAATTTTGTGCAACTCCCCGTGTCACCATGCTATCAAAACTGGTTCGCTTGTGGCTGGGTATCATTGGGGAATGTGTAGGAAAACTGATTTTGGTCGGTCTGCTGTCCGTTCTCTTGTTGGACGGAGTATAGTCACCATGttttcttcaaataaaaatttcataataataatatataataaaataatatgataatataatatatttaattttaatagaattaaaagtacatttatCATTACATcaaccaatattttaaattaagttttcttaccttgtatattttaaaaattaaaaatatgtattaacaaatatattaatgtatattaatgtagtAAGTTTAATAAACTAAGAAATttgttaggtatttatttttttgcaaaataGCACACCTAGAGAATTGTATCTACTctgttattttagattctaatttTTAGGGTATCATAAGATTATGTAGTACTGTTTTCCTTgtttaaacgttaaaaaataattttttttaatttaaataccaatattaGGTTATGCATTGGTGATTTTCtagtatctatttaaattaattttagtatttattaaaaataatattttagagcaGAGGTTCCCAGACTTTTTATGGTATAACCCATTtcagaaaatattgaaatttcaaCGAGATACTGATGAACTTTTTTATTATCCGATAACTTGACAGTATCTTGTATACACTTAAAATCATCACATATAATCAATGATACacctaaatttatttatcaatgtatAACATAGTTATACAGAAAATActgtatcatatttattttaatttattcataaaatctgttctttatgtatacatatttcagTAATATTACAGTAATTACCATGTAgtaaatcattgtaaaaaccCCAACCATGTATAAGGTTTGTTCAAAGCATTGCTTGTAGGTTGGTTTTTGTGgcaactttttataatttagttaatgtTGTTCTTGCGAGAAATAAAATCATCTTggttattaatctaattttaaatatttaaaaacttaatgtgACCCTTGTATAATGGCAATCTAAAGTAGGGGACACAAAAAATGAGTGCTGACTGTCATGCGCTAAGCGGTTATAGTGAttgttaaaatcttaaaataaatagtttgtgGTTTATTGGATTTGATGGCAAGTTTATTAATTGGTTGCTGAGAACCAATTGTTTCTATGACGAGTATGAACCATGGCCACAGGGGCTAGCGCTCATTTTTTGTATCCCCGACTATAGTTTATGGAGGGTATGGTTTAGcatttacacaattatattttcaaactgaCCTTTTACTTGTGAGAAAAAATggacttattttaaattttattaggtactgaccaataaatatgttttattgaatctcatatcatatattataacattaatttgaaATCTAATTATAGTTGTTGATGTGTTagcatttattaaacaattttgattgaaaaaaatattataatctttgttATACATGCTTTAAGATGTTAAATTCCTTATAATGttgatttgataataaattattaattttaatttgactaactgaaattatatgtatgtattcaaatacattatataactgTTTTGTTTTCGAGATTGATAAATTTATGCCTTGTGGATTATATGTGTAATGAAGAATATTGATATTGCTTTTACTTTGATTGTTTGGTTCTGTAAACATTTTTGGGCTATAACATAAAGAAgtagaatgtattattatttatttatttgtttattgatatacatttaattatttgaatctatttaatattttcaaaaataaatttgacatATTAGTaggttaaatacaaaattgtatatttacattatgttaCTTATAAATACAAACTGACTAATCTAAGTATTAGAAAAAAAGATCCAGTTAATCCATTAGCACAttagctttaatttttatttaacatacctAATAATGTATTCTTACTATTGATAACCATAGATGGACTTAGTAGGTgactcaaaaaatataaaaattaactcactatttttcttttacaatttattagttacttaaataaattaaaataattatttggaaCAAGCATTCTTTTATTGAGTGATTATACTTTGGTTCTTGTTGAAGAGTATTGGAATTAAACATTTGAACCTTGAAAAATTCTAAAACGttaaacataaaaactaaaattggaATCAAGAAATTGATTaggttttaagtatttttttttttgttaataatttggtatttatttcattatataatagagattactataataatacattttttaaattattataatatatctcttAAAAGCAAAGCTGGTTTCAGTTTGAAGTAGGCAagtcacaataaataaatttaaattaatgtacaatattagctatttatattgaataatgtttattctaaaatcaataaattaattattgataatataatgaataccttatgatgtatataaaaacattttaaacttattattagtaaacaaacataattaataatatgtatatattgtactgcgcatgtttattttaaacattttagttcAATTgccaatcattattattttgtctacACATTTTCTATTCTTCCATTTGTGAACTTTCACGCGACTACACATTTATTGttaagatttataaaatgtaaaaataatgtgtattttaatattttaattatttattttcaatagattATTAGAATTAGTTGttaatctgaaatatttttttttgttttttttttagaactaatTAAACCATTATCATCTGGAACCAGTACCACTTTAGTTCCACCCACCACTACCACTAGTTTACCATCTTCATCTAGCGCCTCAACTACAACAAATAAACCTTCAACCACAACTTCTTCAACGACAACTGCTCCATCAACAACTACACCTTCAAATGTTACCACACATGCACCAAATATCACAACTACTACACCTGTTACACCAACAACTACACCTGTTACACCAACAACTACACACTCACCAAATGTCACAACGACTACCCCGAGTCCAAATGTTACGACTGTTGTACCTCCAACTCCAGAACCATCTCCAGCACCATCTCCGGCTAGGAGTTGGGATGGTCCAAGTTTCTTaggtattattgaaattaattcatattaaaaagatataaaagtaatttttataacatgtttctattaatttatttcaggtGGCATGGTCTTAGCTTTTGGTATTGTTGCAGTCGGATTTGTTGGATACCGATTCTTTTACTTGGGACGTGGTGGTGCCTACCATACTTTGTGAACATTGATAATctgatcaaattataaaaaatataatatttttttttatatatagggctatctaatttaattcaaaaacctatatgattgtaaaaatattttactgattaattatttaaaaagtagagCACCCTTTCTCAAAATTCAGtgctcattatttattttttagtggcATATTTAAATGCTTCAAACAAAATTAGGAATTTGGAAATCCATCGTAGATGATATTAGTATTGTTTATTCAgttcatatttgtttttttttttttttttaaataatgaatagttAACATTTGACAAACTGttcttattcaatttattttggtGATaactaatgtaaaattatttttaagtatttttttatataattaaacgctGTAAAGataattttgtcttttttttaaactatgtttcatgtgagttttatatttatgtatttatttgtaaggAAAGGGTATAAATAAGTGTTAagcaaatcaaaaattatttgattttatttatatcaaaaaagaATGTTTAGCTTAACATAAAATGACATATTTGGTTGAACATGATTATTATGAACTATGATTCATTTAGATgctaaattatcaataaaataacagaTAAAAAGTTCAAATGGGTCAAAATGAATtgtgataaaattaattgtataaggaaaataattttaattacatttttttctattcagtCATAATCAGCTGTTTGATAGCAAACCCttgacatattttttagtagttatctgtagataattattaatgtttaatgtatgttaatatattccaatttaaaatagtaatgtagtaaattgtacaaaaatatattgtaccagTAGtcagtatgttatattattgccagatacctaaattaaaatattaatcttagCATCTTAAAACCCCACTACTCTGCTAATTAATACTCTAACACAACAACTATACTCATTTGAAATACagtttaaatgtattgaaattattagGAAAATTTTTTACTGGGGACtaaaattagaaatctatagattattttaaaaagggaaaacattttaaagttgtgataatattgttttataatgaactttaagttatataaaaaatatatttttgaaaacattaattcTTTTCAAGGTAATGATTAATGAGTGTTTACTGTTGAAAAAACTACCTACctgtattatttagtattatactattatgtacaacattgatatattaaaaaccgTGTCATAATATAAGAGACTCATTATCCTAGGTATTTAGGATCCATAATAATCAaagataatgatattaattttgatgtGGACATGAGGATACTTATGTGTGGGAAGTAGGTGTTATAATCTAGGAAGTTAATTTGGCTCTGAGGTCTTATCAAGAAAACTAAAAACTTGATTATACATAAGTACATGACCTTGT
This genomic window contains:
- the LOC132921545 gene encoding porimin-like, whose amino-acid sequence is MVLLKTTVVVLLAVACVSAANSTVAKQSQDHAELNLPVELIKPLSSGTSTTLVPPTTTTSLPSSSSASTTTNKPSTTTSSTTTAPSTTTPSNVTTHAPNITTTTPVTPTTTPVTPTTTHSPNVTTTTPSPNVTTVVPPTPEPSPAPSPARSWDGPSFLGGMVLAFGIVAVGFVGYRFFYLGRGGAYHTL